From one Luteolibacter sp. SL250 genomic stretch:
- the argC gene encoding N-acetyl-gamma-glutamyl-phosphate reductase: MKRIKTAIVGASGYTGMELLRLLLGHPAVELVAATSRAEAGKPIGAVFPRFRGAPGADLAFMAPDADEIAATGAEVAFLALPHGVAAEIARALLERNVRVIDLSADFRLSDAAVYQEFYDHEHPAPDLLEQAVYGLPEVRADRISAAKLVASPGCYPTSIILPLLPLLREGLVDHTTIVANSMSGVSGAGKKADLTLLFVECNESVRAYGVPKHRHLSEIEQELSIAAGEKVVISFIPHLIPVTAGIATTTTAKLKEGVSPEVVGAALEKAYAGKPFVRLLGKGGCPDTKNVTRTNYVDIGWNHDPRTGRVLLLSAEDNLGKGAGGQAVQSFNLMFGLEETAGLQNF, translated from the coding sequence ATGAAACGCATCAAGACGGCGATCGTGGGGGCGAGTGGTTATACGGGCATGGAATTGCTGCGTCTGCTGCTGGGCCATCCGGCTGTCGAGTTGGTGGCGGCCACATCAAGGGCGGAGGCTGGAAAGCCGATTGGCGCGGTGTTTCCGCGGTTCCGGGGCGCTCCGGGGGCGGATCTGGCGTTCATGGCACCGGATGCGGATGAAATCGCCGCGACGGGTGCGGAGGTCGCTTTCCTGGCGCTGCCCCACGGGGTGGCGGCGGAGATCGCCCGCGCGTTGCTGGAGCGGAATGTGCGGGTGATCGACCTGAGCGCGGATTTCCGCCTCAGTGATGCGGCGGTCTATCAGGAGTTCTACGACCATGAACACCCCGCTCCGGACCTGCTGGAGCAGGCGGTGTACGGCCTGCCGGAGGTTAGGGCGGACCGGATTTCCGCGGCGAAGCTGGTCGCTTCTCCCGGTTGCTACCCTACGAGCATCATCCTGCCGCTGCTGCCGCTGTTGCGGGAAGGGCTGGTCGATCACACCACCATCGTGGCGAACTCCATGAGCGGCGTGAGCGGCGCCGGAAAGAAGGCGGACCTCACCCTGCTGTTCGTGGAGTGCAACGAAAGCGTCCGCGCCTACGGCGTGCCGAAGCACCGGCACCTGTCGGAGATCGAGCAGGAGCTTTCCATCGCCGCAGGCGAAAAGGTGGTCATTTCCTTCATCCCGCACCTTATCCCGGTGACGGCGGGGATCGCCACGACCACGACGGCGAAGCTCAAGGAAGGCGTGTCACCGGAGGTGGTCGGCGCGGCCTTGGAAAAAGCCTACGCGGGCAAGCCGTTCGTGCGCCTGCTCGGGAAGGGCGGCTGCCCGGACACGAAGAATGTCACGCGGACGAACTACGTGGACATCGGCTGGAACCACGATCCACGGACGGGCCGGGTGCTGCTGCTGAGCGCGGAGGACAACCTGGGCAAGGGCGCGGGCGGCCAGGCGGTGCAGAGCTTCAACCTCATGTTCGGCCTGGAGGAGACTGCCGGATTGCAAAATTTCTAG
- a CDS encoding transcriptional repressor, which yields MDSSVQARLDDFIRRKGLRRTNQRDAIVRAVFSKDEHFTAEELFERVRKADSDTSRATVYRTLGLLVEANLLQQIDLGDNQTTYDPNFLDKPSHNHLVCIDCGRVVEFEDMNLDLLNDCVTRRLGFKPLRQSIKIEANCEQLRLKGRCPNLIASRLSGKRLRKKR from the coding sequence ATGGATAGTTCCGTCCAAGCACGACTCGATGACTTCATCCGCCGGAAAGGCCTGCGGAGGACCAACCAGCGCGACGCCATCGTCCGCGCGGTGTTCTCCAAGGACGAGCACTTCACGGCGGAGGAACTGTTCGAGCGTGTGCGCAAGGCGGACTCCGACACCTCACGCGCCACCGTCTACCGGACGCTGGGCCTCTTGGTGGAGGCGAATCTCCTGCAGCAGATCGACCTGGGCGACAACCAGACGACCTACGACCCCAACTTCCTCGACAAGCCGTCGCACAACCACCTCGTCTGCATCGACTGCGGCCGCGTGGTGGAGTTCGAGGACATGAACCTGGATCTGCTCAATGACTGCGTGACCCGCCGGCTGGGATTCAAGCCGCTGCGCCAGTCGATCAAGATCGAGGCGAACTGTGAGCAACTGCGGTTGAAAGGCCGTTGCCCGAACCTGATCGCCAGCCGCCTTTCCGGAAAGCGGCTGCGGAAAAAACGCTGA
- the argJ gene encoding bifunctional glutamate N-acetyltransferase/amino-acid acetyltransferase ArgJ, giving the protein MDFPFSRIKGGVGAAQGFLTSAVSCGIKNPAADRLDLALVYSEKPCTSAGTFTTNRVKAAPVKVSQSHLRKGELRAIIANSGNANACTGVQGITDANAMCDAVAKPLGLKRAEVGVASTGVIGLPMPMVRVEPKYDALIKGLGAKNGADVAAAIITSDTHAKEVAISFDLGEHRVRIGGCVKGAGMISPSMATMLCFITTDANVKSEELRKAVLECVEESFNRITIDGDMSTNDTVIVLANGASGAPAFRRNDARCKQFRAALKWVMLELAKAVVRDGERVTKFVTVKVQGARTYLDAKKVAEAVCKSALVKSSWNGGDPNWGRILHAVGYSRARIREELIDISIGGKLACVGGLQASTPMEELRAAVAEKEFEIVISLNQGDAEYVMYSSDLSPEYIDFNRSEYAYWKQARKDGLV; this is encoded by the coding sequence ATGGATTTCCCATTTTCCCGCATCAAGGGCGGCGTCGGCGCGGCCCAGGGCTTTCTCACCAGCGCGGTGAGCTGTGGCATCAAGAACCCGGCGGCTGACCGTCTGGATCTGGCGCTGGTTTATTCCGAGAAGCCATGCACCTCCGCGGGCACCTTCACCACCAACCGCGTGAAAGCCGCGCCGGTGAAGGTATCCCAGTCCCACCTGCGGAAGGGTGAACTGCGTGCGATCATCGCCAATTCCGGCAACGCGAACGCCTGCACCGGCGTGCAGGGCATCACCGATGCCAACGCGATGTGCGACGCGGTGGCGAAGCCGCTGGGGCTGAAGCGTGCCGAAGTCGGCGTGGCCTCCACCGGTGTGATCGGCCTGCCGATGCCAATGGTGCGCGTGGAGCCGAAATATGACGCGCTGATCAAGGGGCTGGGCGCGAAGAACGGTGCGGATGTGGCTGCGGCCATCATCACCAGTGACACCCACGCGAAGGAGGTGGCCATTTCCTTCGACCTGGGGGAACACCGCGTGCGGATCGGCGGCTGCGTGAAGGGCGCCGGCATGATTTCCCCGAGCATGGCGACCATGCTGTGCTTCATCACCACGGATGCCAACGTGAAGAGCGAGGAGCTGCGCAAGGCGGTGCTGGAATGTGTGGAGGAGAGTTTCAACCGCATCACCATTGACGGTGACATGAGTACGAATGACACGGTCATCGTGCTGGCGAACGGTGCCTCCGGTGCGCCGGCCTTCCGCCGGAATGACGCCCGCTGCAAGCAGTTCCGCGCGGCCCTGAAGTGGGTGATGCTGGAACTGGCGAAGGCCGTGGTGCGGGATGGGGAGCGTGTGACCAAGTTCGTCACCGTGAAGGTTCAGGGTGCGCGCACTTACCTGGATGCGAAGAAGGTGGCGGAAGCCGTCTGCAAGTCCGCGCTGGTGAAATCCTCTTGGAACGGCGGTGACCCGAACTGGGGACGCATCCTGCACGCGGTGGGCTATTCCCGCGCGCGGATCCGCGAGGAGCTCATCGACATCAGCATCGGCGGGAAATTGGCCTGCGTGGGTGGCCTCCAGGCGTCCACTCCCATGGAGGAACTGCGGGCCGCAGTGGCCGAGAAGGAGTTCGAGATCGTCATTTCGTTGAACCAGGGTGATGCCGAGTACGTCATGTATTCCAGTGACTTGTCTCCGGAATACATCGATTTCAACCGGTCCGAGTACGCCTACTGGAAGCAGGCGCGGAAGGACGGATTAGTGTGA
- a CDS encoding DCC1-like thiol-disulfide oxidoreductase family protein: protein MKTLTIFHDPQCGLCAAFKEWLNRQPKYVEARFIPYNAPAAVRLFPGLWDMGAGKDVVVLADDGSWWQGETAWLTCLWITREYRPWSYRFKSPLLRPLVKRAIHLLAENRLTISRLLHLRHDEQLAQAIRTQPQPRCQTGTCQIDSPFKFHTPPPPLP from the coding sequence ATGAAAACACTCACCATCTTCCATGATCCGCAATGCGGGTTGTGCGCCGCCTTCAAGGAATGGCTGAACCGCCAGCCGAAGTATGTGGAGGCCCGCTTCATCCCCTACAACGCGCCCGCCGCCGTGCGGCTCTTTCCCGGCTTGTGGGACATGGGAGCGGGAAAGGATGTGGTCGTGCTCGCGGATGACGGGAGCTGGTGGCAGGGCGAGACGGCCTGGCTGACCTGCCTGTGGATCACCCGGGAGTACCGCCCGTGGAGCTACCGCTTCAAAAGCCCCCTGCTCCGGCCGTTGGTGAAGCGGGCGATCCACCTGCTGGCGGAAAACCGCCTGACCATTTCGCGGCTGCTGCACCTGCGCCATGACGAACAGCTCGCGCAGGCCATCCGCACGCAGCCGCAGCCCCGGTGCCAGACCGGCACCTGCCAGATCGACAGTCCTTTCAAGTTCCACACCCCACCACCCCCACTGCCATGA
- a CDS encoding MarR family transcriptional regulator → MNDELVKLKKARDEFVAQWGALGTQWGINRTMAQIHALLITAPDPLSTDEVMEDLQISRGNAHTNLKELVAWGLIRTVLRKGERREFFEAEKDVWQMFIIIARERKRREIEPAVNILHKCAEESRGIKTPEGKAFHDQMRQLEEFVGFASKMADRVSSMKHGFAIQMATKLLG, encoded by the coding sequence ATGAACGACGAGCTGGTCAAACTGAAGAAAGCCCGCGACGAATTCGTCGCCCAGTGGGGCGCGCTCGGTACCCAGTGGGGCATCAACCGGACCATGGCGCAGATCCATGCGCTGCTCATCACCGCCCCGGACCCCCTCTCGACCGACGAGGTGATGGAGGATCTCCAGATCAGCCGTGGCAATGCCCACACCAACCTGAAGGAACTGGTGGCCTGGGGACTGATCCGCACCGTCCTGCGCAAGGGCGAACGGCGCGAATTCTTCGAAGCGGAAAAGGATGTCTGGCAGATGTTCATCATCATCGCCCGCGAGCGGAAGCGCCGGGAGATCGAGCCGGCGGTGAACATCCTCCACAAGTGCGCCGAGGAAAGCCGCGGCATCAAGACCCCGGAGGGAAAGGCCTTTCATGACCAGATGCGGCAGTTGGAGGAGTTCGTCGGCTTCGCGTCCAAGATGGCGGACCGCGTGTCCTCCATGAAGCACGGCTTCGCCATCCAGATGGCGACCAAGCTCCTCGGCTAA
- a CDS encoding S8 family serine peptidase, which translates to MRDDRPLVLRMGDGPGLKVAMDEVCVRDGTGMETFVKLDPPATPSSIRSRMMLLSAMGEVLPVAYPEQGERNEGTRAIITSKLRVKLPDAEAAKVAAGNQLEVSERPAYAPGWTIMEAADPFAALASVESVRASSEVASADVLVARQRFKRTMPNDTLIGQQWYLKNSTTSPSITHINVEGVWKYGETELGQRGDGVSIAIVDDGVQLDHPDLILNTDTINDYDWNANDFDASPSLSTDIHGTACAGVAAALANNSLGVAGIAPEASIVGMRLISASTTDQQEAEAMAWRNEIIHVKSNSWGPQDTGRLLEGPGPLTVSAMQNAVAGGRGGKGTIFVWAGGNGRANGDNSNYDGYANRIETIAVGAIDSNGGQADYSESGANLLLVAPSDGVGGMGIVTTDRTGNAGWNTTSGVNGNYTTLSGDSSFGGTSSATPVVAGVVALMLQKNPNLGWRDVQEILIRSATKVQPSDADWQTNGTGLSFNHKFGAGLVNAGAAVEMAGGWVNLASRSKRTIYSSNSSVIPEGGSVTRTFAVSGDTHKIEAVTVTVTATHSARGDLALTLTSPSGMTSRLSEVHNDPNPNYKDDKQSGSTSWTFSTVRHWGEFTGGDWTLEVRDGGSANGNAVGGTLGAVNLEFHGVSTGAMNPAPVVQITSPTAGQPFSPGSAVPVTVSATDLTVTGAPGTVTKVELLMDGLPVGEDTTAPFEFTVSPADGPHTLIARATDVEGETGTSPSVQIFLQNQPPVVHSVTLSSVAYSFPDVNLAVTNVNASDPEGTAISYTYQWQASTDDRTYTNQAGKTTAVLPADAANAGKLWRCLVTPSDGVNIGTPFESPVVNVVNRPPLFAKVGAAVPHDSGLVIRGVEEPVNRRVIVNEVSQGDNGRKEWVELLVLKTGSLVGLRLGNAEKSMVFKDVDPWKNVPAGHLIVIYKGTQKDPLITLPDNADVTKGPLVIRHLDSGVVTSQYFEDPNDGLLAAIEDDATVLLGDAGGDIHRITFGSGTTSGSTVPAGAPALGQLLNLKSACYLGGSESGANLPGEWEIRAVTSASAGYPNDDNGPNAKFINRLVTQNLVEIPKYRLGANTVLPAGLIWNGESEVSGRWSGTISPTATVGDYPIVIERYNQDGESVAQAFTLRVFANNYSQWTGSFPGIASGVGGDGDGDGVPNLVEYALDRNPIAAEAGGGYTMTTENGMISVIYRQSKVPVDVTLRAEWSTALDASATWLTDGIQDETLQEDTMTRVVKSSLPIIPGDPKRFLRLRATLAPP; encoded by the coding sequence ATGCGGGACGACCGGCCGTTGGTGCTGCGGATGGGAGATGGCCCGGGCCTGAAGGTGGCGATGGACGAGGTGTGCGTGCGTGACGGCACCGGGATGGAAACCTTCGTCAAGCTCGACCCTCCGGCGACTCCGTCATCGATCCGCTCCCGGATGATGCTGTTGTCGGCCATGGGGGAGGTCCTGCCGGTGGCCTATCCGGAACAGGGAGAGAGGAATGAGGGCACCCGCGCCATCATCACCAGCAAACTGCGGGTGAAGCTGCCGGATGCGGAGGCGGCAAAGGTCGCTGCCGGCAACCAGCTCGAGGTGTCCGAGCGTCCCGCATATGCCCCGGGATGGACCATCATGGAGGCGGCGGATCCTTTCGCCGCGCTGGCGTCCGTCGAAAGTGTGCGGGCCTCCTCTGAGGTGGCGTCGGCGGATGTGCTGGTCGCCAGACAGCGGTTCAAGCGCACCATGCCGAACGACACGCTGATCGGGCAGCAATGGTATCTCAAAAACAGCACCACCAGCCCCAGCATCACCCACATCAACGTGGAGGGGGTCTGGAAATACGGGGAGACGGAGTTGGGTCAACGGGGGGACGGGGTCAGCATCGCCATCGTGGATGACGGCGTACAACTTGACCACCCCGATCTGATTCTCAACACGGATACCATCAACGACTACGACTGGAACGCGAATGACTTCGACGCCAGCCCTTCCCTGTCAACGGACATCCACGGAACCGCATGCGCGGGTGTCGCTGCGGCGCTGGCCAACAATAGTCTGGGGGTTGCCGGTATCGCACCCGAGGCATCCATCGTGGGCATGCGGTTGATTTCCGCGAGCACCACCGACCAGCAGGAGGCGGAGGCGATGGCCTGGAGGAACGAGATCATCCATGTGAAGAGCAACAGTTGGGGGCCGCAGGATACCGGCAGATTGCTCGAGGGGCCGGGGCCTCTGACCGTCTCTGCGATGCAGAATGCCGTGGCGGGTGGCCGGGGGGGCAAAGGCACGATTTTCGTCTGGGCCGGAGGCAATGGCCGCGCCAACGGAGACAATTCAAACTACGACGGATACGCCAACCGCATTGAGACGATTGCGGTTGGAGCGATCGACAGCAATGGAGGGCAGGCGGACTACAGCGAGTCCGGCGCGAATCTTCTGCTGGTTGCCCCGTCGGACGGGGTGGGCGGCATGGGGATCGTCACCACGGACCGGACCGGAAACGCAGGTTGGAACACCACCTCCGGGGTGAACGGCAACTACACCACGCTTTCGGGGGACAGCTCCTTCGGTGGAACTTCCTCCGCCACGCCGGTGGTTGCGGGCGTGGTGGCGCTGATGTTGCAGAAGAATCCGAATCTGGGCTGGCGGGATGTGCAGGAGATCCTGATCCGCAGTGCGACCAAGGTCCAGCCATCCGACGCCGACTGGCAGACCAACGGAACGGGACTGTCCTTCAACCACAAGTTCGGGGCGGGTCTGGTGAACGCCGGTGCCGCCGTGGAGATGGCTGGAGGCTGGGTGAATCTGGCCTCCCGCTCGAAACGGACCATCTACAGTTCGAACAGCAGCGTGATACCCGAGGGAGGCTCGGTGACCCGGACGTTCGCGGTCAGCGGGGATACCCACAAGATCGAGGCGGTGACGGTCACGGTGACCGCCACCCACAGTGCGCGTGGGGATCTTGCCCTGACGTTGACCTCTCCCAGTGGGATGACCAGCCGCTTGTCGGAGGTGCACAATGATCCGAATCCGAACTACAAGGATGACAAGCAATCCGGTTCAACCTCCTGGACTTTCAGCACCGTCCGCCACTGGGGTGAGTTCACCGGCGGTGACTGGACGCTGGAGGTGAGGGATGGAGGCAGTGCGAATGGAAACGCCGTCGGCGGCACCCTCGGTGCCGTGAACCTGGAGTTCCATGGTGTCTCCACCGGGGCGATGAATCCGGCGCCAGTCGTCCAGATCACCTCACCCACCGCCGGCCAGCCGTTTTCTCCGGGATCCGCGGTACCCGTGACGGTCAGTGCCACCGACTTGACGGTGACCGGTGCTCCGGGAACGGTCACGAAGGTCGAACTGCTGATGGATGGCCTTCCCGTCGGTGAGGATACCACCGCTCCATTTGAGTTCACCGTCTCACCGGCAGACGGCCCTCACACGCTGATTGCCAGGGCGACGGATGTGGAAGGGGAGACGGGGACCTCCCCCTCTGTCCAAATTTTCCTCCAGAACCAGCCGCCGGTGGTCCATTCCGTCACCCTTTCCAGCGTTGCGTACTCCTTTCCGGATGTGAATCTGGCAGTCACCAACGTCAATGCCAGCGATCCGGAAGGCACCGCGATTTCCTACACCTATCAATGGCAGGCCAGCACGGACGACCGTACTTATACCAACCAGGCGGGCAAGACGACGGCGGTGCTGCCGGCGGATGCTGCCAACGCAGGCAAGCTCTGGCGTTGCCTCGTCACCCCTTCGGATGGCGTCAATATCGGCACACCGTTCGAATCACCGGTGGTCAATGTGGTGAACCGGCCTCCGCTTTTCGCGAAAGTGGGTGCTGCGGTGCCGCATGACAGTGGCCTGGTGATCCGCGGTGTGGAGGAACCCGTCAATCGGAGGGTGATCGTCAATGAGGTGAGCCAGGGCGACAACGGAAGGAAGGAATGGGTTGAACTGCTGGTCCTCAAGACGGGGAGCCTGGTGGGCTTGCGGTTGGGGAATGCGGAAAAGTCGATGGTGTTCAAGGATGTTGATCCGTGGAAAAATGTTCCGGCGGGACACCTCATTGTGATCTACAAGGGAACCCAGAAGGATCCGTTGATCACGCTTCCCGACAATGCCGACGTGACGAAAGGGCCGCTGGTGATCCGGCACCTGGACAGCGGTGTGGTGACATCCCAGTACTTTGAAGACCCGAATGACGGTTTGCTCGCCGCGATCGAAGATGATGCCACGGTGCTGTTGGGCGATGCAGGCGGGGACATCCACAGGATCACCTTTGGAAGTGGGACCACTTCGGGCTCCACGGTTCCCGCGGGAGCCCCCGCGTTGGGGCAACTGCTCAACTTGAAGTCCGCCTGCTATCTGGGAGGCTCCGAATCCGGGGCCAATCTCCCCGGGGAATGGGAGATACGTGCCGTCACCAGCGCCTCAGCCGGTTACCCGAATGACGACAACGGCCCGAATGCCAAGTTCATCAACCGCTTGGTCACCCAGAATCTGGTTGAGATTCCGAAATACCGGTTGGGGGCGAACACCGTTCTTCCTGCCGGGCTCATTTGGAATGGTGAAAGTGAGGTGTCCGGCCGTTGGAGCGGAACCATCTCGCCCACCGCCACGGTGGGGGACTATCCCATCGTCATCGAGCGCTATAACCAGGATGGGGAATCCGTGGCACAGGCCTTCACCCTGCGGGTCTTCGCGAACAACTACAGCCAGTGGACGGGTTCCTTCCCGGGCATTGCGTCGGGAGTGGGTGGGGATGGGGATGGAGATGGTGTACCGAACCTGGTTGAATATGCCCTCGACCGGAATCCCATCGCTGCGGAGGCGGGCGGCGGCTACACGATGACCACGGAAAATGGTATGATCTCGGTGATCTACCGGCAGTCGAAGGTGCCGGTGGATGTCACCTTGCGGGCGGAGTGGTCCACGGCGCTGGATGCCTCCGCCACCTGGCTGACGGACGGGATCCAGGACGAGACCCTCCAGGAGGATACGATGACGCGGGTGGTGAAATCCTCCCTGCCGATCATCCCGGGAGATCCCAAGCGCTTCCTCCGTCTCAGGGCGACCTTGGCCCCTCCTTGA
- a CDS encoding CHC2 zinc finger domain-containing protein, translated as MQQIPQETIEKVLASTDIVRLIGAHLQLERMGAAFKAKCPFHHEKTPSFTVSPTRQTFHCFGCGKHGNAIGFIMEYESLSFPDAVRKLAAGANLSMMEVSDFPTHPETMPTPFHIRPLRPDEWDEVAALIHHSTNSWYRINLNREIFGPDPLACRVFPEIYEALDPGCCLVAEDATGKLVGSCFYHPRETHWSLGIMNAIPESRGAANALLREITRLADDAGLPLRLVSSACNLDSFSLYSKAGFVPVRIYQDMILSVPETGMDPASAPALISSVRPATMDDLPAIVALEEEISGIRREKDHRFFIENGQGVWTTLVIDGADGLDGFLTSIAHPGSRMLGPGVSRDTATALALLWSQLDRTHRGSTPVWLAPADATELVHTCYGWGAKNCELHLAQTRGGSQRHSGFIFPTFMPETA; from the coding sequence GTGCAGCAAATCCCACAGGAAACGATCGAGAAGGTGCTGGCCTCGACCGACATCGTCCGACTGATCGGTGCCCACCTCCAGTTGGAGCGAATGGGCGCGGCATTCAAAGCGAAGTGCCCGTTCCACCATGAGAAAACACCTTCGTTCACCGTCAGTCCGACGCGGCAGACCTTCCACTGCTTCGGCTGCGGTAAGCACGGCAACGCCATCGGTTTCATCATGGAATACGAAAGCCTCTCTTTCCCAGACGCCGTCAGAAAGCTGGCGGCGGGAGCGAACCTATCCATGATGGAGGTCTCCGATTTCCCCACCCATCCGGAAACCATGCCCACCCCCTTTCACATCCGCCCGCTGCGCCCTGACGAATGGGATGAAGTCGCTGCGCTCATCCACCATTCCACCAATTCCTGGTACCGGATAAACCTGAACCGGGAGATCTTCGGGCCGGATCCCCTCGCGTGCCGGGTGTTCCCGGAAATCTACGAGGCGCTCGACCCGGGCTGCTGCCTGGTGGCGGAGGATGCCACCGGGAAGCTCGTCGGCTCCTGCTTCTACCACCCGCGGGAGACGCACTGGTCGCTGGGTATCATGAACGCCATCCCGGAATCCCGCGGCGCGGCGAATGCCCTCCTCAGGGAAATCACCCGGCTCGCGGATGACGCGGGCCTTCCGCTGCGCCTGGTTTCCAGCGCGTGCAATCTCGATTCCTTTTCCCTCTACTCGAAGGCGGGCTTCGTGCCGGTCCGGATCTATCAGGACATGATCCTCAGCGTGCCGGAGACCGGGATGGACCCGGCTTCCGCACCCGCGCTCATCTCCTCCGTCCGCCCTGCCACGATGGATGACCTCCCTGCCATCGTCGCCCTCGAGGAGGAGATCTCCGGCATCCGCCGGGAAAAGGACCACCGCTTCTTCATCGAAAACGGGCAGGGTGTCTGGACCACTCTGGTGATTGATGGCGCGGACGGACTGGATGGTTTTCTCACCTCCATCGCCCACCCCGGTTCGCGGATGCTCGGTCCCGGCGTCTCACGGGACACGGCGACGGCACTCGCCCTGCTCTGGTCGCAGCTCGACCGGACGCACCGGGGATCCACCCCGGTATGGCTGGCCCCGGCGGATGCCACGGAGCTGGTCCATACATGCTACGGCTGGGGCGCGAAAAACTGTGAGCTGCACCTCGCGCAGACACGCGGCGGCAGCCAGCGGCACTCCGGTTTCATCTTTCCCACCTTCATGCCGGAGACGGCGTGA
- a CDS encoding TIGR01777 family oxidoreductase, whose translation MTTNSIVIFGANGFLGRYLCRHFTLLGREVVAIARSRDGWSGDGMFLEWDGKHDGPWTLALEGAEAVINLAGASVNCRYTPENREKILRSREDSTRAIGRAIAGCKVPPKVWLNASTATWYRHAEDRPQDDWLGEHGTGFSCDVARTWEEAFFGALVPAATRKLALRIGMVLANEEGTVHQVLSRLAALGLGGTMGNGRQRISWIHMDDFLRAVDFAIADPFLHGTVNVTAPEFPENREWMRIFRREAGMPFGLPAAKWMLEIGAWFMRTETELVLKSRWAEPVRLRDAGFRWRWRTAAAAIHDLRGRKGLEGFFTASGRRSIGAKGWLPSPHRGA comes from the coding sequence ATGACAACGAACAGCATCGTGATCTTCGGAGCCAACGGCTTCCTCGGCCGCTACCTGTGCCGCCATTTCACCCTCCTGGGCAGGGAGGTGGTGGCCATCGCCCGCAGCCGTGACGGCTGGAGCGGCGACGGCATGTTCCTGGAGTGGGACGGAAAGCATGACGGCCCGTGGACGCTCGCCCTGGAGGGGGCGGAGGCGGTCATCAATCTGGCGGGTGCCAGCGTGAACTGCCGCTACACACCGGAGAACCGGGAGAAGATCCTTCGCTCGAGGGAAGACAGCACGCGGGCGATCGGCCGCGCCATCGCCGGGTGCAAGGTGCCTCCGAAGGTATGGCTCAATGCCAGCACCGCCACCTGGTACCGCCACGCGGAGGACAGGCCGCAGGACGACTGGCTGGGGGAACACGGCACGGGATTCTCGTGCGATGTCGCCCGCACCTGGGAGGAGGCATTTTTCGGCGCGCTGGTCCCCGCCGCCACGCGCAAGCTGGCACTGCGGATCGGCATGGTGCTTGCGAACGAAGAAGGCACCGTCCACCAGGTCCTCAGCCGCCTGGCCGCTCTCGGCCTCGGTGGGACCATGGGCAACGGCCGCCAGCGGATCAGTTGGATCCACATGGATGACTTCCTGCGCGCCGTGGACTTCGCCATCGCGGATCCTTTTCTGCACGGCACCGTCAATGTGACCGCCCCGGAGTTTCCGGAAAACCGGGAGTGGATGCGGATCTTCCGCCGGGAGGCGGGCATGCCCTTCGGCCTGCCCGCAGCGAAGTGGATGCTGGAGATCGGCGCATGGTTCATGAGGACCGAAACGGAGCTGGTATTGAAAAGCCGCTGGGCGGAACCTGTGCGGCTGCGCGACGCGGGCTTCCGCTGGAGGTGGCGGACCGCCGCGGCAGCCATCCATGACCTGCGGGGAAGGAAGGGTCTGGAGGGTTTTTTCACGGCCAGCGGCAGGCGGAGCATCGGTGCCAAGGGGTGGCTGCCCTCGCCGCACCGGGGGGCCTGA
- a CDS encoding 3D domain-containing protein: protein MIPKLLSLSLIAFTAVLFSSCSSGPNVLSKSDIRSGASSSSKVFSFGKSDSFPVSAPSAGVVSAAAAKPKDRHKMPVYAFSERSRLVRTTAYTCSEDDHIVYGSKNATGTQLRYTDRVRSAAADWSFYPVGTVFRITGLPYLYVIDDYGSALTGTGTIDIYKPSKDVMNQWGRRNVEVTIVQWGSFTRSAEILAQRTKYSHCSQMLANIVRQRPNLSAVAKR, encoded by the coding sequence ATGATCCCAAAGCTTCTTTCCCTTTCCCTCATCGCTTTCACCGCAGTTCTCTTCTCGAGCTGCTCTTCCGGCCCGAACGTCCTGTCGAAATCCGACATCCGCTCCGGTGCTTCTTCCTCCTCCAAGGTCTTCAGCTTCGGCAAGTCCGACAGCTTCCCGGTCTCCGCTCCGTCCGCAGGGGTGGTTTCTGCAGCCGCCGCCAAGCCGAAAGACCGCCACAAGATGCCGGTCTACGCCTTCAGCGAACGCAGCCGCCTGGTCCGCACCACGGCCTACACCTGCAGCGAGGACGACCACATCGTCTACGGCAGCAAGAATGCCACCGGCACCCAGCTCCGTTACACCGACCGCGTCCGCAGCGCCGCCGCCGACTGGTCTTTCTACCCGGTGGGCACCGTATTCCGGATCACCGGCCTTCCGTATCTCTACGTCATCGATGACTACGGCTCCGCCCTCACCGGCACCGGCACCATCGACATCTACAAGCCTTCGAAGGATGTCATGAACCAATGGGGCCGCCGCAATGTGGAAGTCACCATCGTCCAGTGGGGATCCTTCACCCGTTCCGCGGAAATCCTCGCCCAGCGCACCAAATACAGCCACTGCAGCCAGATGCTCGCGAACATCGTCCGCCAGCGTCCGAACCTCAGTGCCGTCGCCAAGCGCTGA